Below is a window of Pseudomonas sp. B21-040 DNA.
CGAAGGCGTCGGTGCGGCCCGGTCCTTCCTCGGTGGGGTAGAGCCCACGGTGGGTGTCGTTCCAGGCAACTTTGACGAAGGTCAGGAGAGACGCCCTGAAGTCATTGCGCAGCTGTTGATGTCGGGCGTCGTAGTCCTCGCCCAGCACGTTGCGGGCGAAGCGCTCGAATTTCCAGGGGTTGAGGTAAGTCGAGGTCAGACTGGCGACCAGCGCTTGTCCGAAACTGCCCCCTTTCAATGTAGGCACACTGGAAGGCAACACATGCTGTGCCGAGCCACCGTCAATGCGAATCGCCTGGCCTTTGAAGCGCAATTCGCCCGTATGGCAGGCCGCGCACGTGATGTCGAGAAACTCGTCCTGACTGCCGGGGTTTTTGTGACGGGCAAACCCGACGGGCAGATTGCCGGGGTTGTCGGGTGTGGCTTTCAGGCCAGGGTCGATCAGGAAACCAAAGCGTGCGAGGTAGTCCGGCGAAGCGAATCGTTGCTGCGAGAAGGGCAGCTCGAGGGCGTTGAACCAGTCATAGTGCAAGCCTTTGACCTGAGTGCCTTGAGGGGTGAAATAGTAAGTCTGGCGGTCCTCTGCGCTCCATTGCTCCAGGTAATGCACCTGTTGAGCGGGCGACCAGCTCGGTAACTTGGGGTTGGCGACGTAGTACAACGCTACGGTCAGGCCAAGACCCAGCAATACAGCGACCAGCATTAAGAGGCGAGATAAGAGGCGCAAGATGAACTTCCTTGTCGAGTTGTAGCTCTCTTATGCCTCAGTGTCTGAGGTGCGGCAAGTGGCCATTACGCCATGTTATGGGATCCGGGATCAGTGTCTGTAGGAGTCAGATGACAGAAGCTTCATCATCCCATTGCTCAAATGGGTTAAAACACCTGAACTTATCAGAAGTTTCCCGCTCTCATGCCGGTAGCCATTGGTCGTGGCCGCCTGATAAGCTCGCGGCTTTACTCGATTGCCCTTTAGGCGCATGAACAAGGAAATAGCATGAAACAGCATCGGTTGGCGGCGGCGGTAGCCCTGGTTAGCCTGGTACTCGCGGGTTGTGATTCGCAGACCAGCGTAGAGCTGAAAACTCCGGCGCAAAAAGCTTCCTACGGCATTGGCCTGAACATGGGCAAAAGCCTGGCTCAGGAAGGCATGGATGACCTGGATTCCAAGGCCGTAGCCCAGGGCATCGAAGATGCCGTCGGCAAGAAAGAGCAGAAACTCAAAGACGAGGAGCTGGTCGAAGCCTTCGCCGCGCTGCAAAAGCGTGCTGAAGAGCGTATGGCCAAGATGAGCGAAGAGTCGGCCGCTGCCGGCAAGAAGTTCCTCGAAGAAAACGCCAAGAAGGCCGGCGTAGTGACCACCGCTTCGGGCTTGCAATACGAAGTGGAAAAGAAAGCCGATGGCGCACAGCCTAAGCCGACTGATGTAGTGACCGTTCACTACACCGGCAAGCTGACCAACGGCACCGTTTTCGACAGCTCCGTCGAGCGCGGTAGCCCGATCGATCTGCCGGTCAGCGGTGTGATCCCGGGTTGGGTCGAAGGCCTGCAACTGATGCACGTTGGCGAGAAGTACAAACTGTACATCCCTAGCGAACTGGCTTACGGCGCCCAAAGCCCAAGCCCGGCAATTCCAGCCAACTCGGTGCTGGTGTTTGACCTGGAACTGCTGGCGATCAAAGATCCAGCCAAAGAAGACGCCGCCAAGTAATCTGCGTCTGCTTTGACAACAACGCCTCGCTTAATGCGGGGCGTTGTTGCATCTGGCGTTTAGCGAAGGTAAACAAAGCGAACGGTTGCTGTACGCTGGAGTCATAGCCATTGAAGAGGCCCGTGCTAGCGGTGCCGGCGCTCCAAGTCAATGAAATCTTGGGTTTTTTTATGTGAGTAAAAAACGCCCGATCTGAGCGAGACCCTTATGAAACGGGGGTTTCAGCCGTGAAATGCAGCTCTGTTCACAAGGTTATCCACAATTTGTGTGGATAACATTTCAGTGGGAGGAATGATGAAAGCACCCTGGAGTTTCGCTCGATTCTTGCCACTCGCCGGGCGCCTGCTCGCACGCGGGCGTTTGCCGACGCTGCTGTTCGCTGTCGCCAGCAAAGGTGCCAGCCAGGGTAATCGCCTGGGCAAGGTCAAAGACGATTTGCGCTTGTTGCAGGCACTGTGCCTGGCCTACTGGCGTGGGGAGTACCGTGCCATCAGCCCGAAGGCGCTGATCTCGGTGGTCGCAGGCCTGATGTATTTCCTCAGTCCGGTGGATGCCATTCCGGATTTCCTTCCCGTGTTCGGCATGCTCGATGACATCGCAGTGCTGGCCTGGCTGATGAAAGTGCTCGACGACGAACTCAACGCCTTCCGCCTCTGGCGCAAACGTCAGGTGCCGGAAAAGCTGGCGGTGGTCGAGCGTCTGCCTGACACCCCGGAAAAACTTCAGCTTCAGGGCCCGAGAAAACACTGAACTGATTGAGAATCCCCCTTTATTCATACCCCCGCGCGACCTTGGCCGCTGTTAGGATTACACTTCTAGGGAAAAGTGCCGACTCGCTAAGTGTCGTTGTCCTACGGGGAAGTCATGGATATTCAGATAATCACACGCGAAGGCGAGCCCGAGTATGCAGTTTTACCGTGGGCTCAATATCAGGCTCTACTGAAAGCAGCAGGCATCAACGAGCAACCGCCACGCGAAGCGCCAGTGCCTCACGTGGCAACACCAGAACCGATTCTTCCCGGTCTGGATCAACTACGCAGTTTGCGCGAAGGGAAGGGCATCGCCATTGAAGCGTTGGCCCGCACGGTAGGCATCAGCCCGTCTTATCTGGCCTTGATCGAAAGTGGCGAGCGTCAACCCGACGCTGCGATTCGCCGCAGCCTGGCCTGGGAATTGACGGTGCCAGGGTGGAGGGATGAATCGTGAGCGTACGCATCAGTCGTCAACATTGGGACGGATTGCTTGGGGAGCTGGATCAGGCGCGACGTCAGCGCCATCTCTTGACGTATCGAGCGTTGCTGGAGCGTTTGCAATTGCCCACGCCGGCCATGCAAACCCTGACGGCAGCCCTTGAACATCTGGCCGCACTGGATGCCAGGGCCGAACAGCCGTTGCGCAGTTCGCTGGTAATCAGCCAGGGTGCCAGCCGTCTGCCGCGCACCGGCTTCTTCGAATGTGTCGAGCGTCTGGGGCGTTTTTCCGGACCGTCTGACGGTGTCGCCGCCGCGTCCTGGCATGCATCGGAAGTGGTGCGAGTGTTCGAATACGAATACCCCGAATCGGCAGAGGCCTGAGTGTTTTTAAAGCTCAAGGCGCGGGCTGGTTACTGGCTGGCTCGCCGTTTGTTTCATTGGTCATGGTTTGTGCGCCAGCCGCGGGGCTGGCACTGGCTGGAAGGCCAGTTCGCACGCATGGCGAACCTGGGTGACGTTGGCGCTCAGAGCTTCTATGGCCACATTTT
It encodes the following:
- a CDS encoding FKBP-type peptidyl-prolyl cis-trans isomerase, whose protein sequence is MKQHRLAAAVALVSLVLAGCDSQTSVELKTPAQKASYGIGLNMGKSLAQEGMDDLDSKAVAQGIEDAVGKKEQKLKDEELVEAFAALQKRAEERMAKMSEESAAAGKKFLEENAKKAGVVTTASGLQYEVEKKADGAQPKPTDVVTVHYTGKLTNGTVFDSSVERGSPIDLPVSGVIPGWVEGLQLMHVGEKYKLYIPSELAYGAQSPSPAIPANSVLVFDLELLAIKDPAKEDAAK
- a CDS encoding YkvA family protein, whose protein sequence is MKAPWSFARFLPLAGRLLARGRLPTLLFAVASKGASQGNRLGKVKDDLRLLQALCLAYWRGEYRAISPKALISVVAGLMYFLSPVDAIPDFLPVFGMLDDIAVLAWLMKVLDDELNAFRLWRKRQVPEKLAVVERLPDTPEKLQLQGPRKH
- a CDS encoding helix-turn-helix domain-containing protein, whose product is MDIQIITREGEPEYAVLPWAQYQALLKAAGINEQPPREAPVPHVATPEPILPGLDQLRSLREGKGIAIEALARTVGISPSYLALIESGERQPDAAIRRSLAWELTVPGWRDES